A DNA window from Kitasatospora viridis contains the following coding sequences:
- a CDS encoding alpha/beta hydrolase, whose translation MITQSYGRGSGGARMDATGAVPFDPELAAALAAVGKAEPVTPENLAERQRRDAEARPRPTLRELADGGRFEVTELPGPGPGTTTGPGPGPIMVSARPAGLAGPLPLLYYLHGGGLVMGNAWSVLPRVLRELAELLGLAVLSVEYPLAPAARYLEPVEQCYAGLCWAARHAERLGVDPARIVLGGKSAGAGLTAALAQLTRDRGGPAPIGQLLLSPMLDDRGDTRSAHQQDGHDTWGRTSNATAWRALLGERYGAAELSPYAAAARATDLAGLPPAYIEVGSAETFRDEAVAYADALWQAGGSAELHVWAGAFHGFDTLAPGAAVSQDAREARVRWLRRLLRGT comes from the coding sequence ATGATCACTCAGTCGTACGGCCGAGGGAGCGGGGGAGCGCGGATGGACGCGACGGGCGCGGTGCCGTTCGATCCGGAGCTGGCGGCGGCGCTGGCGGCCGTCGGGAAGGCCGAGCCGGTGACGCCGGAGAACCTGGCGGAGCGTCAGCGGCGGGACGCGGAGGCGCGCCCCAGGCCGACGCTGCGGGAGCTGGCCGACGGCGGCCGGTTCGAGGTCACGGAACTCCCTGGCCCCGGCCCCGGCACTACCACCGGCCCCGGCCCCGGCCCGATCATGGTCAGCGCGCGGCCGGCCGGGCTGGCGGGGCCGCTGCCACTGCTCTACTACCTGCACGGCGGCGGGCTGGTGATGGGCAACGCCTGGTCGGTACTGCCGCGCGTGCTGCGGGAGTTGGCGGAGCTGCTGGGGCTCGCAGTGCTATCGGTGGAGTACCCGCTCGCCCCGGCCGCCCGCTACCTGGAGCCGGTCGAGCAGTGCTACGCCGGACTGTGCTGGGCCGCCCGGCACGCCGAGCGGCTCGGCGTCGACCCGGCGCGCATCGTGCTCGGCGGCAAGAGCGCCGGCGCCGGCCTGACCGCCGCACTCGCCCAGCTGACCCGGGACCGCGGCGGGCCGGCGCCGATCGGCCAGCTGCTGCTCAGCCCGATGCTGGACGACCGCGGCGACACCCGCTCCGCCCACCAGCAGGACGGTCACGACACTTGGGGCCGCACCTCCAACGCCACGGCCTGGCGGGCCCTGCTGGGGGAGCGGTACGGTGCCGCCGAGCTCTCCCCGTACGCGGCCGCCGCCCGGGCCACCGATCTGGCCGGACTGCCGCCCGCGTACATCGAGGTCGGCTCGGCCGAGACCTTCCGGGACGAGGCCGTCGCCTACGCCGACGCGCTCTGGCAGGCCGGCGGTTCGGCCGAACTGCACGTCTGGGCGGGCGCGTTCCACGGGTTCGACACCCTCGCGCCGGGGGCTGCGGTGAGCCAGGACGCCCGCGAGGCCCGGGTGCGGTGGCTGCGCCGACTGCTGCGCGGCACCTGA
- a CDS encoding HD domain-containing protein, with product MIAGVRIPDSALAREATELVREAAGPLLFDHSRRVFLWGSLRGRAERLDFDPELLYVAAMFHDLGLTARYGRADQRFELDGADEASRFLRSHGITGEPADRVWAGIALHTTPEVPLHMAPEIALVTRGVELDVLGLGYHAVTPEQRAAVVAAHPRPDFKNRILAAFTDGVRDRPDSTFGTVKADVLAHFVPGFVRGDFVEVIKGSAWPE from the coding sequence ATGATCGCGGGTGTGCGGATCCCGGACAGCGCCCTGGCGCGCGAGGCCACCGAGCTGGTCCGGGAGGCGGCCGGACCGCTGCTGTTCGACCACTCCCGCCGGGTCTTCCTCTGGGGCTCCCTGCGCGGCCGCGCCGAGCGGCTCGACTTCGACCCCGAACTGCTCTACGTGGCCGCCATGTTCCACGACCTCGGCCTCACCGCCCGGTACGGCCGCGCCGACCAGCGCTTCGAGCTCGACGGCGCCGACGAGGCCAGCCGCTTCCTGCGCTCCCACGGCATCACCGGCGAGCCCGCCGACCGGGTCTGGGCCGGCATCGCCCTGCACACCACCCCCGAGGTCCCGCTGCACATGGCACCCGAGATCGCCCTGGTCACCCGCGGCGTGGAGCTGGACGTGCTCGGCCTCGGCTACCACGCGGTGACGCCGGAGCAGCGCGCCGCCGTGGTGGCGGCCCACCCGCGCCCCGACTTCAAGAACCGGATCCTCGCGGCCTTCACCGACGGCGTCCGGGACCGCCCGGACAGCACCTTCGGCACGGTGAAGGCCGACGTGCTGGCGCACTTCGTGCCGGGGTTCGTGCGCGGGGACTTCGTCGAGGTGATCAAGGGCTCCGCCTGGCCGGAGTGA